Part of the Photobacterium sp. DA100 genome is shown below.
GGAATCGCCTCTGCACTCGCAGAGGCTTTTTTTTGTTTCCTGTTGTAAACGGATTGTTTCCAAATTGGTGGTGTTGGTGAGTATGTGCAAGCGATAGAATCCAATGCAACCGATTACGTCGGTGGTATAAACATAACAAGTCAGTCAGATAGAAGAAGATAAAATGAAATTGGAAGCAGTAGATTATAACGCGCCCGATGCTGCCGAGCGCTTTGTTGAATCCCTTCGAAATACGGGCTTTGGGGTACTGAAGAACCATCCGATCCAGCAGCAGCTGGTTCAGTCGATTTATGATAATTGGCATGGCTTTTTCAACACCGAAGAGAAAGAAGCGTTTCGATTCAATGTCGAGACCCAGGACGGTTTTTTCCCAGCCGAAGTCTCTGAAGTTGCCAAAGGCCACACCAAGAAAGACATCAAAGAATATTTCCATTATTACCCTTGGGGCCAGTGCCCTGACACGCTCAAAGCAGAGCTTCAGCGCTACTACGAGGAAGCGAACAAACTGGCTAGTCAACTGCTAGGCTGGGTGGAAGCTTACTCTCCAGATGGGGTATCAGAGCGTTACTCTCAGCCACTGTCATCCATGATTGATGGTAGCGAGAAAACCTTGCTGCGCGTACTTCATTACCCGCCGTTGAACGGTGACGAAGAGCTCGGTGCGATCCGTGCAGGCGCCCATGAAGATATCAACCTGCTGACGGTGCTGCCCGCTGCCAACGAGCCTGGCTTGCAGGTGCTGACCAAGGAAGGCGAGTGGCTGGATGTTCCATGCGACTTCGGTAACTTGATCATCAATATCGGTGACATGCTGCAAGAAGCTTCTGGTGGCTACTTCCCGTCGACAACCCACCGCGTGATCAACCCAGAAGGTGCCGACAAGACCAAAGCGCGTATTTCACTGCCGCTATTTTTGCATCCAAAGCCAGAAGTGGTGCTGTCAGAGCGTCATACCGCAAATAGCTACCTGATGGAGCGGCTACGCGAATTGGGTGTTATTTAATTTAGGTTGTTTACCTATTGTTATTGAAAGCCAGCCTTCGGGCTGGCTTTGATTTTTATCAAACGGCAACAAAACATTCGTCAATCGCAGTGATGACTAGCATATCTGCAACTACACTTACCAGAGCCTCATAATCTGCTGAAAAAACAAACTAAAGAACAGGTGGTAAGTTATGAAATATTTTACATTAGTATTTGGTACCTTATTGGCCATCATGCTGACAGGTTGTGAGCCGCCGGAGCGTGGCAACACAGCTGCATTTACATTGCCTCCGGGCAATGCGGCTCATGGTGAAGAATTGTTTATTCACTACCAGTGTTTGAGCTGCCATGTCATGGAAGGTTATGAGCGACCAGAGGTACTAGACGAGTCCGGTGTGAGTGTTGTGTTGGGAGGCAGAGTTCCAACACTTAAGAAATATCAAGAATTGGTTATTTCGGTGATTAACCCTTCGCACCGCATTGCTCCAGGATATGATCCACAAGTTGTCACTCGGTCGGGAGAGTCGATTATGCCAAGTTATAACGACGTTATGATGGTTACCGACTTGGTAGATTTAATCACTTTTCTGGAAAGCAAGTATGAACTCGAGCCTTATGAATATACCCAGTACCGAGGCTTTTATCATTGAGTCCACACGTAACTTATAGCCAACCGACCGGTTGGCTTTTAATTGTGTTTTTTAAACCTGATGGATGGTTCCCCATTGGAAAGCAGGCAAACCAACCCCCCGTAACGCATCAATGTAACAGTTGATGCGCGTTTGCCCTTTAGGTATGTGGCAGGGTGATAATCCATCGTCAACGGCGATATGGTCAAAAGTAATGTGAGAACCTTGTCTTCCGTCTTCGACTCGTTTCTGGCTAAGCTGAATCGTCTCAAACAGTATTTGTGAACGGTGAACATGACTAGACGCGCTGACCAAGGTGGCGTGCTGTATCGGATGACGTTGCAATATAGCCAAACTGTTTCTGGCGTTCTCTATAGTGTTGGCGGCTTGCTCTTCCCTGATGATCCGGCAGCTCTTTATTCCATGCTCGACCAGCCACTTCTTCATTTGTGCCGCTTCTGTGGTGCCTGCCACCTCAACTCCACCAGTGACAATGATGAGGCTGCCCGGAAAGCGTTTGGCAATATTGAGGGTTTGCTCCAACCGCATTTTTAGTGGAGGGGCGATTGTACCGTCCCTATTGAGTTTATAGCCAAGGGTCACAATGGCATGCCGTGAAGCTGATGGTTGTTCAGGGGAGAGGGCATTGTGACGATAACAAATAGGAGTATTGAGGCTTTTCTCAAGAATAGCGATAATTCCCATTGCGTCTTGCGCGTAACAGGCATCAAGATCAGAGAGTTGCTCTATATGCTGGGTGACAGGTGTTATGTTTCCCTGGTAGTGATGCCATAGTGCAAGATAGAAATGGAGTGTCATTTGTTGCCGGTGATTGGCAACGGGCAGCGCTTGGGAGTAGCCCAGAATCGCTTGTTCGATA
Proteins encoded:
- a CDS encoding 2OG-Fe(II) oxygenase family protein, which gives rise to MKLEAVDYNAPDAAERFVESLRNTGFGVLKNHPIQQQLVQSIYDNWHGFFNTEEKEAFRFNVETQDGFFPAEVSEVAKGHTKKDIKEYFHYYPWGQCPDTLKAELQRYYEEANKLASQLLGWVEAYSPDGVSERYSQPLSSMIDGSEKTLLRVLHYPPLNGDEELGAIRAGAHEDINLLTVLPAANEPGLQVLTKEGEWLDVPCDFGNLIINIGDMLQEASGGYFPSTTHRVINPEGADKTKARISLPLFLHPKPEVVLSERHTANSYLMERLRELGVI
- a CDS encoding cytochrome C, whose translation is MKYFTLVFGTLLAIMLTGCEPPERGNTAAFTLPPGNAAHGEELFIHYQCLSCHVMEGYERPEVLDESGVSVVLGGRVPTLKKYQELVISVINPSHRIAPGYDPQVVTRSGESIMPSYNDVMMVTDLVDLITFLESKYELEPYEYTQYRGFYH
- a CDS encoding YdcF family protein — its product is MDYTKQALDAYNSPQRNSFYLNGKIVSNLDAVLYYLSEALRSAVGVEQADILLTKANISSFKGNIEQAILGYSQALPVANHRQQMTLHFYLALWHHYQGNITPVTQHIEQLSDLDACYAQDAMGIIAILEKSLNTPICYRHNALSPEQPSASRHAIVTLGYKLNRDGTIAPPLKMRLEQTLNIAKRFPGSLIIVTGGVEVAGTTEAAQMKKWLVEHGIKSCRIIREEQAANTIENARNSLAILQRHPIQHATLVSASSHVHRSQILFETIQLSQKRVEDGRQGSHITFDHIAVDDGLSPCHIPKGQTRINCYIDALRGVGLPAFQWGTIHQV